CGTGACAGCTAGAAACCTTGCTGAGACCTCCCCAATGTCTACAACGGGTGAGTTTGCATTTTGCTTTGAATTCTCATATACTGCAATTAAATTCGATTATGCATTGCATTGTAACGGACTAAATTGACGATAAATCTTGTGTTATGTTCCTTAATcgtaattattgtttttgtgaCAAATGTGATTATGACATTTGGTCAACGTTTATGCGTTTGTAGGTGAAGTTGCTAAAGAGAAAAAAGTGACTGATGTGAAATATGAACAAAATCCAAGTCATGGGGTTTGTTCAACGTCAAATTGCTTTGGTTGGGGCATTCCAGGTTTTGGTAGTATCTTCCCTGGATGGGGTATCCCTATTGGTGGTGGTGGGCCTGGAGTTGGTGCACCAGGAATGGGCAAGCCTGGTGGTGACGGACCCGGAGGTGGTGGCGGACCCAAAGGTGGTACAGGGTCTGGTGGTGGTGGACCCGTAGGTGGTGGTTATGGAGGCGGGCCTGGAGGTGGTGCAGGGCCTGGTGGTGGTGCAGGTCCTAGTGGTGGCGGATCCGAAGGTGGTGCAGGTCCTGGTGGTGGCGGACACGAAGGTGGTACAGGACCTGGTGGTGGCGGACCTGTAGGCGGCGGTTACGGAGGCGGGCCCGGAGGTGGTGCAAGTCCAGGTGGTGGTGAATCTGGAGGTGGTGCAGGACCTGGTAGTGGCGGTTATGGAGGTGGGCCTGGAGGTGGTGCAGGGTCTGGTGGTGGTGGCGGGCCCGGAGGTGGTACAGGgcctggtggtggtggttaTGGAGGTGGGCCTGGAGGTGTAGGGCCTGGTGGTGGTGGCGGACCTGGAGGTGGTGCAGGTCCTGGTGGTGGCGNNNNNNNNNNNNNNNNNNNNNNNNNNNNNNNNNNNNNNNNNNNNNNNNNNNNNNNNNNNNNNNNNNNNNNNNNNNNNNNNNNNNNNNNNNNNNNNNNNNNTTTTATCATATATGACagtataaaaaaagtttttataatatcagtctatttaaactaaattaatttcaaattggtaaatattacaaatttaaattaatactagCTATAATTATCAAATATCAAAATCTACATAATATAAGACATCCAATGGTGTACGTTTACAATCAGGCTGTAGCACAACccgtaattaattttaataaataaaatgtcttAAGACggatccaaaaaaatatttcctccGTCAATCCTTATCATAAgactcaattaattaatttattcataaaaaataaattaatttaattaaaagtattaaatttatcttaaatcaatacttttttaaattattatggtaaataaaaataaaaaacatttatgagTTACATATTTCTCCACAAATGAAAGAATTTCagttttaaattaatcatataaatattttttttcaaaaatttcccAGATGAAAAGTAACATTATTATATTCCACATCACATGTCTTTGTATTTTGTGAGAAATATCTCTGGTTAATTCACTGGGTGTTtagattaataataataaaaataataaagcgTCATTATGATTTGtatcttcttttctttataagtaataatattatttaatacaaaagACAGTTTGTTAAAATGTATtacaaattcattaattttaactaatcaaAAGTCAAATACATATGTAGTGGA
The genomic region above belongs to Glycine max cultivar Williams 82 chromosome 14, Glycine_max_v4.0, whole genome shotgun sequence and contains:
- the LOC106795759 gene encoding glycine-rich protein 5 gives rise to the protein MFSKETILILGLLTMVALISSNVTARNLAETSPMSTTGEVAKEKKVTDVKYEQNPSHGVCSTSNCFGWGIPGFGSIFPGWGIPIGGGGPGVGAPGMGKPGGDGPGGGGGPKGGTGSGGGGPVGGGYGGGPGGGAGPGGGAGPSGGGSEGGAGPGGGGHEGGTGPGGGGPVGGGYGGGPGGGASPGGGESGGGAGPGSGGYGGGPGGGAGSGGGGGPGGGTGPGGGGYGGGPGGVGPGGGGGPGGGAGPGV